A single genomic interval of Lathyrus oleraceus cultivar Zhongwan6 chromosome 7, CAAS_Psat_ZW6_1.0, whole genome shotgun sequence harbors:
- the LOC127101647 gene encoding myb family transcription factor EFM: MGSVSSELTLDLTPTFVPKTIASFLYNLSTIQTSSHKLSKLHDFLSRLEQELNKIHAFKRELPLSMLLLNDAILILKEELEKCRRENCVPVLEEFIPLKKEIDHSEENHDIDRDKNNECRDKKNWMSSVQLWNTTTTTTTTTTNNNDNNNNAYESDHKVRNNQNKLETKKREEEEKSVTVAEDRFQSCSSNRNGGSAFMPFSTYSSVPVTTVTLAAPKDEKDESGVNRLSFMMPGVKGLREGFDSRGSRSSSSRAVSVSSSPPTVQPSLRSAPVQPQQIARKQRRCWSPELHRRFVNALQKLGGSQATPKQIRELMQVDGLTNDEVKSHLQKYRLHTRRVPAANGNESVVVLGGLWMSQEPYNGSSKGSSSASGSPQSPLHLATGSRGGTSRTEGDSMEDDDEDAKSESYSWKSHIQRHGQVGV; the protein is encoded by the exons ATGGGTTCTGTTTCTTCAGAACTGACTTTAGATTTAACACCCACTTTCGTCCCCAAAACCATCGCTAGTTTTCTCTACAATCTTTCCACAATTCAAACTTCCTCTCATAAACTCTCTAAACTCCACGATTTTCTCTCCAGATTGGAACAAGAACTCAATAAGATCCACGCATTCAAACGCGAACTACCTCTCTCCATGCTCCTCTTAAACGATG CAATCTTAATTTTGAAGGAGGAATTGGAGAAATGCAGACGTGAGAATTGTGTGCCGGTTTTGGAAGAGTTTATTCCGTTGAAGAAAGAGATTGATCATAGTGAGGAAAATCATGATATTGATAGAGATAAGAATAATGAATGCAGAGATAAGAAGAATTGGATGAGTTCTGTTCAGCTATGGAACACGACCACCACAACAACCACCACCACTACtaataacaatgataataataataatgctTATGAATCTGATCATAAAGTTCGGAACAATCAAAATAAATTAGAAACCAAG AAAAGGGAAGAGGAAGAAAAATCTGTGACGGTAGCTGAAGATCGTTTTCAATCTTGTAGTAGTAATAGGAATGGAGGAAGTGCTTTTATGCCATTTTCTACGTATTCTTCTGTTCCTGTGACGACGGTTACATTGGCTGCACCTAAAGATGAGAAAGATGAAAGTGGTGTGAATAGACTGTCTTTTATGATGCCTGGAGTGAAAGGTTTGAGGGAAGGATTTGATTCGAGGGGATCGAGGAGTAGTTCCAGCAGGGCTGTTTCTGTTTCGTCTTCTCCTCCTACGGTGCAGCCGAGTTTGCGCAGCGCGCCAGTTCAGCCGCAGCAGATTGCTAGGAAACAGAGGAGGTGCTGGTCGCCGGAGTTGCATCGGAGATTTGTTAATGCATTGCAGAAGCTTGGAGGCTCTCAAG CAACGCCAAAGCAAATCAGAGAACTGATGCAAGTTGATGGCTTAACTAATGATGAAGTGAAGAGCCATTTGCAA AAATACCGGCTTCATACACGGAGAGTTCCAGCTGCAAACGGTAACGAGTCTGTTGTAGTTCTTGGAGGTTTATGGATGTCTCAAGAACCATACAATGGATCTTCCAAAGGTAGCAGTTCGGCCTCCGGTTCTCCACAAAGTCCCCTTCATTTAGCTACAGGATCCCGGGGAGGGACATCCCGAACCGAAGGTGATAGCATGGAAGACGACGATGAAGATGCAAAATCAGAGAGTTATAGCTGGAAAAGTCATATTCAGAGACATGGACAAGTTGGTGTATAG
- the LOC127107685 gene encoding altered inheritance of mitochondria protein 3-like: protein MNYSRCPRHCITQYRNLLDHLRPADFIWRPYLNMDHEHQINPEDAAVWTTCTPIIRFTTVELHNTDRVKLQFGMVQNIPDPPASLGEWHMRKVNDQWNFNPWQQFARSECRKWKHRHDHVLTDAVMPNEVKPSRTYMAWYRSVGFQFIADDMYLYDPRQTTYTQEASTSNPQQHSQPNYSQPPIRQTFRSTNTQTYNQNMPFTQPQNQEHPPYHHQQMDHQPSTEHRFAPTPSPYQSRLTQNTNRPITYRSQEPQTSQYQNIPQPYLFQTPQQPFQPFLDPSLSPMSPFNRPGRPSMSQPHPNFSGMGHELSYAGTPSLNTEDYAELAQYLNGSSPVGGNDAPGPSDEQTPVQNRQRGLGPRVRIARGCGTGGRLGDPGHHH from the exons atgaattacagcagatgtccgagacactgtattactcaatatcgcaacctgttggatcaccttcgaccggcagac ttcatttggcgtccataccttaatatggatcatgagcatcagatcaaccctgaagacgcagccgtatggacaacatgcacaccaataatacggttcacaacagtggagctgcacaacaccgatcgtgtgaagctgcagtttggtatggtccagaatatcccagatcccccagctagcctaggagaatggcatatgcgtaaagtgaacgaccaatggaacttcaacccttggcaacaattcgcaagatcagagtgtcgcaagtggaagcaccgtcatgaccatgtcttaactgacgcagtcatgccaaatgaggtaaaaccaagtcgtacttatatggcttggtatagatcagttggatttcaattcatcgccgatgatatgtacctctacgacccacgccagacaacttacacacaagaagcctcaacatctaacccccaacaacattctcagcccaattactcacaaccacctatccgacaaactttccgttccacaaacacacaaacatacaaccaaaacatgccattcacccaaccccaaaaccaagaacatcccccataccaccaccaacaaatggaccatcaaccttcgaccgaacatcgcttcgcacccacaccatcaccctaccaaagtcgccttacccaaaacactaaccgccccatcacctaccgtagccaagaaccccaaacatcacaataccaaaacatcccacaaccatatctcttccaaacaccccaacaacctttccaacctttcctagacccatcattgtcacccatgtcccccttcaaccgtcctggtcgcccatccatgagtcaaccacaccccaacttctctggcatgggtcatgagctcagctacgccggtacaccatcattgaatactgaagactatgctgagttggctcaatacctcaacggatcttctcctgtaggcggtaatgacgctcctggaccatcagatgaacaaacaccggttcagaatcgtcaacgtgggttagggccaagggttaggatagctaggggatgtgggaccggaggtcggttaggtgatcccggtcatcaccattag